DNA from Candidatus Jidaibacter acanthamoeba:
TGGTAAAGATAGAGAATATTATGAATGGGATAAGCTTCATAAAGATATAGAAGTGTTTGACCATAATGGAAAGCACAAAGGTTCAATGGACCCTACCACAGGAGAAATGTATAAGCCAAGCAAAGGGCATAAACCATCATTTGAAAATTGAGGTAGTAAAAATGTATAAAGGAAAAGTTGAAGGTAGAACTTTAATGCTTTTGAAAAATAGAGCTGAAGATCAAGTATTAAATTGCTGCACGCAAATGGCTTTCCATGCAAAAGAAAAAGAACAACTAATTATTTATGAGCCTATAATGAGAAGAATAGGAATAAGAGTTAGTGATAGTACATTTCAGCTTATAAACCATTGTCCTTGGTGTGGATCAAAATTACCAAATGAGCTTAGTGAAGAGTTATCTACAATAGTTTTTGATCAACTTTGCTTAGAAGGATATGATGATCCAAAACTTCCCGAAGAATTCAAGACTGATGAATGGTGGAAGAAGCGAGGGCTTTAAAGAATTATATTAAGTTAGTTTATAGCCTTAGCGGAGTATATATTATCCCTATAAATACTGGTTTAACCGAAAGGCAAGTTCCATTAAGGGAAAGCTAGTTAATCTGGTAGTGGGAGAAGATCTAAGTC
Protein-coding regions in this window:
- a CDS encoding colicin E3/pyocin S6 family cytotoxin, with amino-acid sequence MGGSKAAAGAPDPDDDDHDNKERKTNPNKAESKVWKELKHYKGETKTNGLSGKDREYYEWDKLHKDIEVFDHNGKHKGSMDPTTGEMYKPSKGHKPSFEN
- a CDS encoding DUF6980 family protein is translated as MYKGKVEGRTLMLLKNRAEDQVLNCCTQMAFHAKEKEQLIIYEPIMRRIGIRVSDSTFQLINHCPWCGSKLPNELSEELSTIVFDQLCLEGYDDPKLPEEFKTDEWWKKRGL